The following nucleotide sequence is from Candidatus Flexicrinis affinis.
CGCTTCCTCAGCGACGGCACGTGGATCAACCCGCAGGTCGTCATCCACATGATCTCTGAGTTTGCCGCCCAAGCCTGCGTTGGAGCAACCCTGATCGGCACCGGATTGGTTCCGACATGGGTGGGCTGGGCTGCAATCGGGTGGAACATCGCCTGTCCGGTCGGGCTTGTGCTGATGCGTCCGAAGGACTTCTACTTCCCCGTGATGCATTACGTTGCGCCGCTGATCATCGGCATTGCGCTGTTCGCCGCCGCGTAGACCTGTATTCACATCGCCATAACCCTCACCAAAGTGCGGTTTCCGCATGGTGGAATTGAAAATTGACATGCGAAAATCCGCGGTGTTACGCTGTGATGAAAGATGCTTTTTGGGGTTTCTTGTTTATGTCGCGTCCGGTACAGTCTGTTGAACGTGCATTAGGCATTCTCGAACTGCTCGGGAACGCAGACTATCATCTCGGCATCTCCGAGATCGCCGAAGCCAGCGACCTCCCCTTATCGACCGCCCACCGCCTGCTCTCCACGCTTATGCAGATGGGTTACGTCGAGCAAAACCCGGAGACGAACAAGTACACCCTCGGCGTTCGCATCTTGCAGCTTCGCGGCGCGGCTATCGGCCACTTGACTCTCGGTGTCCATGCCATGCCGATCATGAAGGCGCTGATGAACAGGGTCAACGAGACCGTCCATCTCGCCATCCTCAACGAAGGCGAAGTCGTGTACATCGAACGCGTCGAAGGGCTGAAGACTCAGGGCATGTACACCCGCATCGGCAAGCGTGCGCCCGCCCACTGTACCGCGCTTGGCAAGGTCATACTCGCCTTCACGCCGCAGCACGTGTGGTACGACGAAGTGGTCAACCGGCGCGGACTCAAGCGGTTCTCGCCGACGACCATCACGACCGAAGCGGGCCTGATAAACGAGCTGAGCTGCATTCGTCAGCAGGGCTACGCTGTGGACAACGGCGAAACCGGCGAGGTCGTTCGGTGCGTCGCGGGACCGATCTACGACTATACCGGCGGGGTCGTCGCCGCGCTCAGCGTGTCCGGCCCTCAGGCGCAGGTGACAACCGCGCGCGTCCCTGAGTTGAGCAAGGCCGTCTTGTGGGCATGCCACGCCATTTCCGAGAAGCTGGGCTACCGCAAGGAGTAATCACCGAAGTGTCTCGCGCCCCACGGCGCG
It contains:
- a CDS encoding IclR family transcriptional regulator is translated as MSRPVQSVERALGILELLGNADYHLGISEIAEASDLPLSTAHRLLSTLMQMGYVEQNPETNKYTLGVRILQLRGAAIGHLTLGVHAMPIMKALMNRVNETVHLAILNEGEVVYIERVEGLKTQGMYTRIGKRAPAHCTALGKVILAFTPQHVWYDEVVNRRGLKRFSPTTITTEAGLINELSCIRQQGYAVDNGETGEVVRCVAGPIYDYTGGVVAALSVSGPQAQVTTARVPELSKAVLWACHAISEKLGYRKE